From one Pediococcus claussenii ATCC BAA-344 genomic stretch:
- a CDS encoding lysophospholipid acyltransferase family protein gives MTFTPVKLGERDKVIQNIAENVRQGKFNQKVELHDPVLTLTEQHEVLDHFLKLHQTKRYHWRAAEARSVMNMAARMMNPNLKVEGTDNLKALEWPAIITCNHFSPIDSLLVRSALNQPDLSIVVELTNLKMPGMLGFLMTYADTIPVSDSVNYMGKGFIALLQSSLARKQSILIYPEREMWFNYRKPRPLERGAYYYAVRLNVPIVSCFVSMVDAPTKSDPHGINYTVHVLPPIYPDAVEKSATSQREAAEKMRQIDYQQKVAAYEKAYDRQFTKDFSPDDIAGHYQ, from the coding sequence ATGACTTTTACACCGGTAAAGCTTGGCGAGCGTGACAAAGTGATTCAAAACATTGCTGAAAACGTCCGTCAGGGAAAATTTAATCAAAAAGTCGAACTACATGATCCAGTACTGACACTTACCGAGCAGCATGAGGTGTTGGACCACTTCTTGAAGCTTCACCAAACTAAACGTTATCATTGGCGGGCAGCCGAAGCCCGGTCGGTCATGAATATGGCTGCGAGGATGATGAATCCCAATTTAAAAGTTGAGGGGACTGACAATTTAAAGGCATTGGAATGGCCGGCAATCATTACCTGTAACCACTTTAGCCCGATTGACAGCCTGCTGGTTCGATCAGCCCTGAATCAACCTGATTTGTCGATTGTCGTTGAGCTCACCAACCTTAAAATGCCCGGGATGCTGGGATTTTTGATGACATACGCTGATACGATACCTGTCAGCGACAGCGTCAATTACATGGGCAAGGGGTTTATTGCCCTTTTGCAAAGTAGCTTGGCACGCAAACAGTCAATTCTAATTTATCCGGAACGGGAAATGTGGTTCAACTATCGCAAACCGCGGCCGCTTGAACGGGGAGCGTACTACTACGCCGTTAGATTGAATGTGCCAATCGTGTCCTGCTTTGTTTCGATGGTTGACGCCCCGACCAAATCGGATCCGCATGGCATCAATTATACGGTCCATGTGTTACCGCCAATTTATCCGGATGCGGTCGAAAAGTCGGCCACATCACAGCGGGAAGCTGCCGAAAAGATGCGCCAAATTGATTACCAACAAAAAGTTGCTGCCTATGAAAAGGCCTATGATCGTCAATTCACTAAGGATTTTAGTCCAGACGACATTGCTGGTCATTATCAATAA
- the prgO gene encoding DNA segregation protein PrgO: protein MALLNKKNNKQNTEDNRNKPTIIDDDAKITYGEKQYKAKDRQPIQVDPPVADMVRNISYAKDMPMYEVVKVAMEAYRDTLSDSEKIIYDMRQGK, encoded by the coding sequence ATGGCGTTGCTGAATAAAAAGAACAATAAACAAAACACAGAAGATAATCGGAACAAGCCAACCATTATTGATGACGATGCAAAGATTACTTATGGTGAAAAACAATATAAGGCCAAAGATAGGCAGCCTATACAAGTCGATCCTCCGGTTGCCGATATGGTTCGAAATATCAGCTATGCAAAAGATATGCCAATGTACGAGGTTGTCAAAGTCGCCATGGAAGCTTATCGCGATACTCTTAGCGACTCTGAAAAAATAATTTATGATATGCGACAAGGCAAATAA
- a CDS encoding 1-acyl-sn-glycerol-3-phosphate acyltransferase, with amino-acid sequence MTKRTSKVFTYHDFDDDVVFTKNQNATIPEGYIWLHQNWFYRVTATVVYWVAVVVSFVYCRLYLRTSFRNKRCLRTQGKRGAFIYANHTQPLGDALLPMLVAIPRRAYPIAEPANLGIPIVGRLLTMGGALVLPAKLSQMIQFQRAMNARLDQHQRVFIYPEAHVWPYYTKIRPFPVGAFHYPVAADLPSYSMTITYQKGRLLSRPKQVVYFDGPFMPDKSLPRKQRQQKLHDQIHAQMVTRSHQSNVSFMTYQHQSH; translated from the coding sequence ATGACTAAACGGACATCAAAAGTGTTTACGTATCATGATTTTGATGATGACGTGGTCTTTACCAAAAATCAAAATGCCACCATTCCTGAGGGCTACATTTGGCTGCATCAAAATTGGTTTTACCGCGTAACGGCGACGGTCGTCTACTGGGTGGCGGTTGTTGTCAGCTTCGTTTATTGTCGGCTGTATTTGCGGACGTCTTTTCGAAACAAACGGTGTCTGCGCACCCAAGGCAAACGGGGCGCCTTCATTTATGCCAACCATACCCAGCCGCTGGGGGATGCACTTTTACCGATGCTGGTCGCAATACCCCGGCGGGCGTATCCGATTGCGGAACCTGCCAACCTTGGTATTCCAATCGTCGGTCGTCTCTTGACGATGGGTGGTGCGTTGGTCCTACCCGCGAAATTATCACAAATGATCCAATTCCAGCGGGCGATGAATGCTCGATTGGACCAGCATCAACGAGTGTTTATCTATCCCGAAGCCCATGTTTGGCCGTATTACACCAAGATTCGTCCGTTTCCAGTTGGCGCATTCCATTATCCAGTCGCTGCCGACCTGCCCAGCTACAGCATGACGATTACATATCAAAAAGGCCGACTGTTGAGCCGACCCAAGCAGGTGGTATACTTCGACGGTCCGTTTATGCCGGACAAGTCACTTCCGCGTAAACAACGCCAACAAAAACTCCACGATCAGATTCATGCCCAAATGGTGACCCGCAGTCACCAAAGCAACGTGTCATTTATGACCTACCAGCATCAATCACATTGA
- a CDS encoding glycosyltransferase family 8 protein, producing MENQTVPIFYAVDDNYAPYLAVSLASLVAHTSPDRHYQVIVLCDDLNTDNQGRLKAFETDNLKIQFVSINDRLKQEITDKNNKLRSDYFTFTIYFRLFIAELFPKLDKALYLDADTVVLKDVGELFDTQLGDNLVGAVPDHFIGHTPETIDYAEQAVGIDSQKYVNSGVLLMNLAEMRRSKFAEHFLQLLNKYHFKSLAPDQDYMNAIARNRIYYLNPSWNIQITTPQDVDPWLIHYNLFAKPWRYDDAPRQSYFWTYAKQTDYETMLKQQLADMNPKEVARDQKNQSDLIQLAVDIIKTPTTFYARAKQGVKIAL from the coding sequence ATGGAAAATCAAACCGTGCCAATTTTTTACGCTGTCGATGACAATTATGCACCTTATCTGGCAGTTTCACTGGCTTCACTGGTCGCGCATACATCACCGGACAGGCATTACCAGGTGATTGTGTTGTGTGATGATCTCAATACCGACAATCAAGGGCGGCTTAAAGCCTTTGAAACGGACAACCTCAAAATTCAGTTTGTTTCAATTAATGACCGCTTGAAGCAAGAAATTACTGATAAGAATAACAAACTACGCAGTGACTACTTTACCTTTACAATTTATTTCCGGCTGTTTATTGCTGAATTGTTCCCCAAATTGGATAAGGCGCTCTACCTGGATGCGGACACGGTGGTTTTAAAGGACGTGGGTGAATTATTTGATACCCAGCTGGGGGATAACCTGGTTGGCGCAGTGCCGGATCACTTCATCGGCCACACTCCGGAAACGATTGACTATGCTGAACAAGCCGTTGGGATTGATTCACAGAAATACGTTAATTCCGGCGTGTTGTTGATGAACCTGGCTGAAATGCGCCGTTCAAAATTCGCTGAACACTTTTTGCAGCTCTTGAACAAGTACCATTTCAAGAGTTTGGCCCCGGATCAGGACTACATGAATGCCATCGCGAGAAATCGAATTTATTATTTGAACCCGTCATGGAACATCCAAATCACCACGCCACAGGATGTTGACCCCTGGCTGATTCACTATAACTTATTTGCCAAGCCGTGGCGCTATGATGATGCCCCTCGACAAAGCTATTTTTGGACCTATGCCAAACAAACCGATTACGAGACCATGTTAAAACAGCAGCTCGCAGATATGAATCCTAAAGAAGTTGCCCGTGATCAGAAGAATCAGTCCGATTTGATTCAATTAGCCGTTGATATTATTAAGACCCCAACGACATTTTACGCAAGGGCCAAGCAAGGAGTAAAAATTGCCCTATGA
- a CDS encoding glycosyltransferase encodes MDILYCGDDHMFSGLIISILSLTKHAQEPLNIYILTGQLYNRHQQFQALTDDHAAFLTQLVKRENVDSGVTKIDITTQFEADLPKANINTLFTPYSMLRLYSDLVPQFSDRILYLDADVVCRRPFEDFYHQSLAGTDFVGVLDHYGRWFFHHQQRAFDYINSGMLLMNLDMIRQDKLLARCRECCRKWPMIMPDQSAMNKLAKHKAFAPEKYNEQQDVQSDTVFQHFSTRWKLWPIVHTVSVKPWEVDKVHQQLHLHEYDDILAEYQEIMAELDAEGELKTE; translated from the coding sequence TTGGATATTTTATACTGTGGAGATGACCACATGTTTTCGGGGTTGATTATTTCAATCCTCTCACTGACAAAACACGCGCAAGAACCACTCAACATCTACATTTTAACTGGACAATTGTATAATCGTCATCAGCAATTTCAAGCGCTGACTGACGATCACGCAGCCTTTCTGACTCAACTGGTCAAGCGGGAAAATGTCGATAGTGGCGTTACCAAAATTGACATTACCACTCAGTTTGAGGCGGATTTGCCCAAGGCGAACATCAACACGTTATTCACGCCCTATAGTATGTTGCGGCTGTATAGTGATTTGGTGCCGCAATTTTCCGATCGGATTCTGTATTTGGACGCTGACGTTGTGTGTCGCCGGCCGTTTGAAGATTTTTATCATCAATCACTGGCAGGAACTGATTTTGTTGGCGTATTGGATCATTACGGTCGTTGGTTCTTCCATCATCAACAGAGAGCATTTGATTACATTAACTCGGGGATGCTCCTGATGAACCTGGATATGATCCGACAAGACAAATTACTGGCCCGCTGCCGGGAATGCTGCCGAAAATGGCCGATGATTATGCCGGACCAGTCCGCGATGAATAAGCTGGCCAAGCACAAGGCTTTTGCCCCTGAAAAATACAATGAGCAGCAGGATGTTCAATCTGACACCGTTTTTCAGCATTTCTCCACCCGCTGGAAATTATGGCCGATCGTCCACACGGTTTCGGTCAAGCCTTGGGAAGTTGATAAAGTTCACCAGCAACTTCATTTGCATGAATATGATGATATTTTAGCCGAGTATCAGGAGATTATGGCTGAATTGGATGCTGAAGGGGAATTGAAAACTGAGTGA
- the prgP gene encoding ParA superfamily DNA segregation protein PrgP: protein MRKGRVVVLTNMKGGVGKTTDTDLLAITASKPSLFNQKVLLIDVDLQANTTSNVKRTFNQRHFPQSFVKAVQSGTLKNAIFPLTKNFDFIAGSIAEHELTDTIIDNSKSKRDRYLYLVKMVDEIKYDYDYIFFDVAPSTDTVVDAIIMASDYIIAVQEVRKMAMEGTSNFIGKYLQPMLDNFPEEAHFQVAGVLPALLTSHKKRQIENYRETVEVYGRDNVFHTIIKNHDRLENFGEDGVSLEDYNDRKMFGLFADLFCELEARISSFEKTGDVENFTYQSKYFDALENITLPLGKEIEINGVAE from the coding sequence ATGAGAAAAGGACGAGTAGTGGTCTTAACAAATATGAAAGGTGGCGTCGGTAAAACCACTGACACCGACCTTCTTGCAATAACGGCAAGTAAACCTTCATTGTTCAATCAAAAAGTTCTCTTGATTGATGTCGATTTGCAAGCTAATACTACAAGTAATGTAAAAAGAACTTTTAATCAACGTCATTTCCCACAGTCCTTTGTAAAGGCAGTACAAAGTGGAACTTTAAAAAATGCAATCTTTCCACTAACAAAAAATTTCGATTTCATTGCAGGTTCAATTGCCGAACACGAGCTTACTGATACGATTATCGATAACTCGAAGAGTAAACGAGACAGATATTTATATTTGGTAAAAATGGTAGATGAAATCAAATACGATTACGACTATATTTTTTTTGACGTCGCTCCTTCCACTGACACAGTCGTTGATGCAATAATTATGGCTTCTGATTATATCATTGCCGTACAAGAAGTTCGTAAAATGGCGATGGAAGGAACAAGTAATTTCATTGGGAAATACCTACAACCAATGTTAGATAATTTTCCTGAAGAAGCACACTTTCAAGTTGCAGGTGTATTGCCCGCACTTTTAACTTCTCATAAGAAGCGACAAATCGAAAACTATAGAGAGACTGTTGAAGTTTATGGACGCGATAACGTGTTCCACACTATTATCAAAAATCACGACCGTTTAGAAAATTTTGGCGAAGATGGTGTCTCACTCGAAGATTATAATGATCGAAAAATGTTTGGGCTCTTTGCCGATCTATTTTGTGAACTAGAGGCTCGAATTTCCTCATTTGAGAAAACTGGAGATGTTGAAAACTTTACTTATCAATCAAAATATTTTGATGCACTTGAAAATATTACATTACCACTTGGCAAGGAGATCGAAATAAATGGCGTTGCTGAATAA
- a CDS encoding recombinase family protein yields MKVGYARVSSTDQNLARQIKALKVARCEKIFEEKQSGKSTQNRPELQAAIAYVRQGDTLVVASLDRLSRNYDDASDIIKQIRDKQVRMEVLDAPFLSMQTGDSDMDKFMFDMLTKLLAYMAQTERKKIRERQRQGIEIAKANGKYRGTRPAYAADAPNPQKRFIYHRIVDQLRNKATGAPISYRAIAAETGVSVQTVINIKNRMNQMLSEKKTFSSRD; encoded by the coding sequence ATGAAAGTTGGTTATGCGCGAGTTAGCTCAACTGATCAAAATTTGGCCCGCCAAATTAAAGCCTTGAAAGTGGCTAGATGTGAGAAAATCTTTGAAGAAAAACAATCGGGCAAATCGACCCAAAACCGACCAGAATTACAGGCGGCGATTGCTTATGTGCGGCAAGGAGATACATTAGTAGTGGCCTCATTAGATCGGCTTAGTCGAAACTATGACGACGCCAGTGATATAATCAAGCAGATCAGAGATAAACAGGTTAGAATGGAAGTCTTAGATGCCCCATTTCTTTCAATGCAGACTGGAGATTCAGATATGGACAAATTTATGTTTGATATGCTAACCAAGCTGTTAGCTTATATGGCGCAAACTGAGCGAAAAAAGATTCGGGAACGTCAGCGGCAAGGAATTGAGATTGCCAAAGCCAATGGGAAATATCGAGGGACTCGGCCCGCTTACGCCGCAGACGCACCTAACCCACAAAAACGGTTTATCTACCATCGTATCGTTGATCAATTAAGAAACAAAGCAACCGGTGCCCCAATTAGTTATCGAGCGATTGCGGCTGAAACCGGCGTCTCGGTGCAGACAGTGATTAATATTAAAAATCGGATGAATCAGATGTTATCTGAGAAGAAAACTTTTAGCTCGCGAGATTAG
- a CDS encoding ABC transporter ATP-binding protein translates to MQAQSKNNTKFNFKTFMGLINRIHPRYWQLLLGFFLGVVATAMQLMVPGIAKGIINSIGHSMDVGLIVAVILLFVFSTIIGAFSGSILGFFGEDVVYKLRTTLWDKILTLPVGYFDQTKSGEITSRLVNDSTQVKELLANSVPKTATSILQLVGALVLMLIMDWRMAIIMFIAVPLVLICLLPIVRQSHKVARARQDALADLNGKAGEMLGEVRLVKSSTAENLERTAGDKRMYRLYRIGLKEAIYDSIAGPVMGMVMMAMVLGILGYGAIRVREGAIDIGTLFSFLMYLVQMISPFAVLGQFMSDVAKASGSTTRIQALLQTHEEDRLTGTDLDIGDQTLQMNHVSFSYDQHHPILSDVSFTAEPNSVIAFAGPSGGGKSTIFSLIERFYEPNEGSITIGNTNITDIQLADWRQQIGLVGQDAAIMSGTIRYNLTYGLPGHFSDEQLWHVLEMAYATQFVQKMPRGLDTEVGERGVKVSGGQRQRLAIARAFLRNPKILMLDEATASLDSESEMMVQKALDQLMANRTTLVIAHRLSTITNADEIYFIENGRVTGQGTHQQLVKTTPLYREYVKNQSATSNG, encoded by the coding sequence ATGCAAGCTCAGTCCAAGAACAATACCAAGTTTAACTTTAAAACATTTATGGGCCTAATCAACCGAATTCACCCCCGTTACTGGCAACTGCTGCTTGGCTTTTTTCTAGGAGTTGTCGCAACGGCGATGCAATTGATGGTTCCCGGCATCGCCAAGGGGATCATCAACTCAATCGGTCATTCAATGGATGTCGGCCTAATCGTTGCCGTCATTTTACTATTCGTTTTCAGTACCATTATTGGAGCCTTTTCCGGCAGTATTTTAGGCTTCTTCGGTGAAGACGTCGTCTATAAGCTGCGAACAACACTTTGGGATAAAATCTTAACCCTGCCGGTGGGTTATTTTGACCAAACCAAATCTGGCGAAATAACGTCCAGGTTGGTCAATGATTCCACACAGGTCAAGGAACTGTTGGCCAATTCGGTTCCCAAAACCGCAACTTCGATTCTGCAACTGGTTGGCGCATTGGTCTTAATGCTCATCATGGACTGGCGGATGGCTATCATTATGTTTATCGCCGTTCCGCTCGTCTTGATCTGCCTGCTGCCAATTGTCCGCCAATCCCACAAAGTTGCCAGAGCGAGACAGGACGCACTGGCAGATCTCAATGGTAAAGCCGGTGAAATGCTGGGCGAAGTCCGTCTAGTCAAATCGTCTACCGCAGAAAACTTAGAACGAACAGCCGGCGATAAACGGATGTATCGCCTTTATCGCATCGGGTTAAAAGAAGCGATCTATGATTCAATTGCCGGACCTGTAATGGGCATGGTCATGATGGCCATGGTCCTGGGAATTCTGGGCTATGGTGCGATCCGGGTTCGGGAAGGTGCCATTGATATTGGGACCTTATTTTCATTTCTGATGTACCTGGTTCAAATGATTAGTCCATTTGCGGTTCTCGGCCAATTCATGTCTGATGTTGCCAAGGCAAGTGGCTCAACCACTCGAATCCAGGCATTATTGCAAACTCATGAAGAAGATCGTCTGACTGGAACGGATTTGGATATTGGCGATCAAACACTTCAGATGAACCACGTCAGTTTTTCTTATGATCAGCATCACCCCATTTTATCCGACGTGTCGTTTACGGCAGAACCCAATTCGGTCATTGCCTTTGCCGGACCATCCGGCGGTGGCAAATCAACCATTTTCAGCTTAATTGAACGTTTTTATGAACCTAACGAGGGCAGCATCACGATTGGCAATACCAATATTACTGATATTCAACTTGCCGATTGGCGCCAGCAAATCGGCCTGGTCGGCCAAGACGCTGCGATCATGTCTGGAACGATTCGTTACAATTTAACCTATGGTTTGCCGGGGCATTTTTCCGATGAACAGCTTTGGCATGTCTTGGAAATGGCTTACGCAACGCAATTTGTCCAGAAGATGCCTCGGGGCTTGGACACGGAAGTCGGTGAGCGTGGAGTCAAGGTATCGGGGGGCCAACGCCAACGATTGGCGATTGCCCGGGCCTTCCTGCGTAATCCAAAAATCTTAATGTTGGATGAAGCAACGGCGAGCCTGGATTCCGAGTCCGAAATGATGGTCCAAAAAGCGCTGGACCAGTTGATGGCCAATCGAACAACATTGGTGATCGCCCACAGGCTAAGCACAATTACCAACGCCGACGAAATTTATTTCATAGAAAACGGCAGGGTAACGGGCCAGGGAACCCACCAACAGTTAGTGAAAACGACTCCTTTGTATAGGGAGTATGTGAAAAATCAGAGCGCGACGAGCAACGGGTGA